A portion of the Anthonomus grandis grandis chromosome 19, icAntGran1.3, whole genome shotgun sequence genome contains these proteins:
- the LOC126747255 gene encoding ubiquitin carboxyl-terminal hydrolase 10, producing the protein MEVPSNISLEFLDLTDVDEYEREHVLNTLHSIQGPTQFPWFIGEKKPTGEKRKHVAPESTQFQPTVPIINPQTGLVEQPAIINAPQQYFPMPQYFPPAPAPFVPYPPSTEYTPYPSFPMKAPVYYGVPPAQPIFITHPQPTDMPGYFPEATQNPPVSETKKPQSPLSADTPPFTPKNQQEVKVVEEQPSVEPPKSAWGANKTWASLFNAKGTGGSEINGLGKGFPELVKETNNNEACPIKNPKRNSFVDPDCYRMGEFLMNYTLDGRTISLQPRGLINKSNYCYINSILQALIACPPLYNLLNGLADSITSNATRKPTPVIDGMCKFVREYKHLPANMRVNNRGTGGGKKDAKKEQGTSINTDVPFEASWIYKILRDLQTGLVEGRQEDAEEFLGCLLNQLSDEMLELIKLVEDESGGGGEKKVVAAVQEEEGDMWQVMGTKNKGTILRKTEFERTPITDIFGGALKLRIHRTGGQVTENTQPFLTLQLNIEKSQSVKEALEALTTKHELEGLTSSKTNEQVEAWQQVMLDELPVVLVLHLKCFDYQLSGCAKIVKALEFPVDLKIDGKLISSKTANAKEKQYKLFAVVYHDGKEATKGHYVTDAFHVGYSSWLRYDDASVKPVQEEHVLNPQGTRVPYLLFYRRCDTIRSR; encoded by the exons ATGGAAGTGCCTAGCAAC ATCAGTTTGGAGTTCCTTGACCTCACCGATGTGGACGAGTACGAGAGGGAACATGTCCTCAACACCCTGCACTCCATACAGGGCCCCACACAGTTCCCCTGGTTCATTGGGGAGAAAAAACCAACCGGAGAGAAGAGAAAGCATGTTGCTCCGGAATCGACACAATTTCAACCCACAGTCCCCATAATAAACCCTCAAACGGGCTTAGTGGAACAGCCGGCCATCATAAATGCCCCACAGCAGTATTTCCCTATGCCTCAGTATTTCCCACCGGCCCCTGCCCCTTTTGTCCCTTACCCTCCCAGTACAGAATATACACCTTACCCGAGCTTTCCCATGAAGGCTCCTGTTTACTACGGGGTGCCCCCTGCACAGCCCATTTTCATTACCCATCCACAACCCACTGATATGCCAGGGTACTTTCCTGAAGCAACCCAAAACCCTCCTGTGAGTGAGACAAAGAAGCCACAATCACCCTTGTCGGCAGACACCCCACCCTTTACCCCCAAAAATCAGCAAGAAGTGAAAGTTGTCGAAGAACAGCCCAGTGTGGAGCCCCCTAAGAGCGCTTGGGGGGCCAACAAGACCTGGGCGAGCTTGTTTAATGCCAAAGGGACTGGCGGGAGTGAAATTAATGGCTTGGGAAAGGGGTTTCCCGAGCTGGTGAAGGAAACCAACAACAACGAGGCTTGCCCCATTAAGAACCCTAAGAGGAACAGTTTTGTCGATCCGGATTGCTACAGGATGGGAG aGTTTCTGATGAACTACACTCTCGACGGTCGTACGATAAGCCTGCAGCCCCGCGgtttaataaacaaaagcaACTACTGCTACATCAACTCGATCCTGCAGGCCTTAATCGCTTGCCCGCCCCTCTACAATTTATTAAACGGTCTAGCGGACAGCATAACCTCGAACGCGACAAGAAAACCGACCCCCGTGATCGACGGCATGTGCAAGTTCGTCCGCGAGTACAAACATTTGCCGGCGAACATGCGGGTTAATAATCGCGGCACCGGGGGGGGCAAAAAAGACGCGAAAAAGGAGCAGGGGACGTCGATAAACACCGACGTCCCCTTCGAGGCCTCCTGGATCTACAAAATTCTGAGGGATTTGCAAACGGGGTTGGTCGAGGGGCGACAGGAGGACGCCGAGGAGTTCTTGGGCTGTCTCCTGAACCAGTTGAGCGACGAGATGCTCGAGTTGATTAAATTAGTGGAGGATGAATCCGGGGGTGGCGGAGAGAAGAAGGTCGTAGCAGCGGTTCAGGAGGAGGAGGGAGACATGTGGCAAGTGATGGGCACGAAGAATAAAGGAACCATCTTGAGGAAAACCGAGTTTGAACGCACCCCCATCACCGATATCTTTGGGGGGGCCCTGAAGTTGAGGATCCATAGGACCGGGGGACAGGTCACGGAGAACACGCAGCCTTTTCTCACTTTGCAGCTGAATATcgag AAGTCTCAGAGCGTCAAAGAAGCCCTGGAGGCCCTAACGACCAAACACGAACTGGAAGGTTTGACCTCGTCAAAGACAAACGAACAAGTGGAGGCGTGGCAACAGGTGATGCTGGACGAGCTCCCGGTGGTCCTGGTGTTGCACCTCAAGTGTTTCGACTACCAGTTAAGCGGTTGCGCCAAGATCGTGAAGGCCCTGGAGTTCCCCGTGGACCTAAAGATCGACGGCA AACTGATTTCCTCGAAAACCGCCAACGCCAAGGAGAAACAGTACAAGTTGTTCGCGGTGGTGTACCACGACGGCAAGGAGGCCACCAAGGGCCACTACGTGACCGACGCGTTCCACGTGGGCTACAGCAGCTGGTTGCGGTACGACGACGCCTCGGTTAAACCG gtgcAGGAGGAGCACGTGCTGAACCCCCAGGGGACCCGGGTGCCCTATTTGTTGTTTTACAGGCGCTGCGACACCATCAGGAGCAGATAG
- the LOC126747258 gene encoding gamma-soluble NSF attachment protein-like isoform X1, translating into MASNRKIEEGLEHVKNAEKSLKTGLLKWRPDYENAADEFNKAATCFRNAKSYQQCKDCLLKAADCHKQNRGLFYAAKALDQCISICKEMGDLRDIYSMAERAAHMFQSQGSPDSASSILEKAAKILESNVPMEALNLYKHAAEIAQIQDNQRQAAEFTSKVARLHVKLLQYDQAADAIRREIGIHQANESIQALGRLVVALVLVQLARGDIVAAEKAFKEWGNYCDPSEIQNLEMLLQAYDEEDRENAQRALNDPFIKHMDVEYAILARDLPLPQGAPASQKKPIVENAAGEYKRVRPQNDEYVPTEARGAAEGSKEPAEEDEYEGGLC; encoded by the exons ATGGCGAGCAACCGAAAAATCGAAGAGGGACTGGAGCACGTGAAAAACGCCGAAAAAAG TTTGAAAACCGGCCTGTTAAAGTGGCGGCCCGACTACGAAAATGCCGCCGACGAGTTTAATAAAGCAG CCACATGCTTCAGAAACGCAAAATCCTATCAGCAGTGCAAGGATTGCCTTCTGAAAGCTGCGGACTGTCACAAACAAAACAGAGG GCTGTTCTATGCAGCCAAGGCTCTCGATCAATGCATATCAATATGCAAAGAAATGGGCGACCTGAGGGACATTTACAGTATGGCCGAGAGGGCTGCCCACATGTTTCAAAGCCAGGGCAGCCCCGACTCCGCCTCGTCCATTTTAGAAAAGGCGGCCAAAATATTGGAAAGTAACGTGCCCATGGAGGCCTTAAATTTGTATAAACATGCTGCTGAAATTGCTCAG atacaaGATAACCAACGACAAGCGGCGGAATTCACCAGTAAGGTGGCCCGTTTGCACGTGAAATTGTTGCAATACGATCAGGCTGCCGATGCTATAAGACGAGAAATCGGCATCCACCAGGCCAACGAGTCGATCCAGGCTTTGGGGCGGCTGGTGGTCGCCCTCGTCCTGGTACAGCTTGCCAGGGGCGACATCGTGGCCGCCGAAAAGGCCTTTAAAGAGTGGG GAAACTATTGCGACCCCAGCGAGATCCAAAACCTGGAGATGCTGCTGCAGGCGTACGACGAGGAGGATCGGGAGAACGCGCAGCGGGCCCTGAACGATCCGTTCATCAAACACATGGACGTGGAGTACGCGATCTTGGCGCGGGATCTGCCCCTGCCCCAGGGGGCCCCCGCGTCCCAGAAGAAGCCAATCGTGGAAAACGCGGCCGGCGAGTACAAGAGGGTGCGACCCCAGAACGACGAG TATGTGCCGACGGAGGCTCGCGGGGCTGCGGAGGGCTCAAAGGAGCCCGCGGAAGAAGACGAGTACGAGGGAGGACTctgttaa
- the LOC126747258 gene encoding gamma-soluble NSF attachment protein-like isoform X2, producing MASNRKIEEGLEHVKNAEKSLKTGLLKWRPDYENAADEFNKAATCFRNAKSYQQCKDCLLKAADCHKQNRGLFYAAKALDQCISICKEMGDLRDIYSMAERAAHMFQSQGSPDSASSILEKAAKILESNVPMEALNLYKHAAEIAQIQDNQRQAAEFTSKVARLHVKLLQYDQAADAIRREIGIHQANESIQALGRLVVALVLVQLARGDIVAAEKAFKEWGTITSLRPKVLGLSKFTRIVEMYSRKLQGQERFIKQIVVAVLRTVQPNRVAVIFEGMHLCMTMRGVQKIIVTR from the exons ATGGCGAGCAACCGAAAAATCGAAGAGGGACTGGAGCACGTGAAAAACGCCGAAAAAAG TTTGAAAACCGGCCTGTTAAAGTGGCGGCCCGACTACGAAAATGCCGCCGACGAGTTTAATAAAGCAG CCACATGCTTCAGAAACGCAAAATCCTATCAGCAGTGCAAGGATTGCCTTCTGAAAGCTGCGGACTGTCACAAACAAAACAGAGG GCTGTTCTATGCAGCCAAGGCTCTCGATCAATGCATATCAATATGCAAAGAAATGGGCGACCTGAGGGACATTTACAGTATGGCCGAGAGGGCTGCCCACATGTTTCAAAGCCAGGGCAGCCCCGACTCCGCCTCGTCCATTTTAGAAAAGGCGGCCAAAATATTGGAAAGTAACGTGCCCATGGAGGCCTTAAATTTGTATAAACATGCTGCTGAAATTGCTCAG atacaaGATAACCAACGACAAGCGGCGGAATTCACCAGTAAGGTGGCCCGTTTGCACGTGAAATTGTTGCAATACGATCAGGCTGCCGATGCTATAAGACGAGAAATCGGCATCCACCAGGCCAACGAGTCGATCCAGGCTTTGGGGCGGCTGGTGGTCGCCCTCGTCCTGGTACAGCTTGCCAGGGGCGACATCGTGGCCGCCGAAAAGGCCTTTAAAGAGTGGG GTACTATAACGAGCCTGCGACCAAAGGTGCTGGGCTTAAGCAAGTTTACCAGGATCGTGGAAATGTACTCCAGGAAGCTTCAAGGCCAGGAGAGGTTCATCAAACAGATCGTCGTGGCTGTTTTGAGGACGGTACAGCCCAACAGGGTGGCTGTAATCTTTGAGGGAAT GCACTTGTGCATGACAATGAGAGGGGTGCAGAAGATAATAGTGACAAGGTGA
- the LOC126747256 gene encoding F-box/LRR-repeat protein 16 isoform X2, protein MSSISAQGVVERASAELSKRINGLGLSRGSKHHPSKGGSSVMERVTNVFCGGSSGPVAAPEKPSRLLPSARQKFIGPGTPPLRKSRPHPVYLSWDQLIMDERFLGRFFQYFSPSERCLLAQVCVRWRDILYRSQRYWTGLIPVLQCRELRGFQPTERARLYSSLLRRGFHSLCLVGASNEDALDLINTFPLASKHVHTLRLKCSSIGDQGLESLMDHLQALYELELAGCNEITEQGLWQCLHPRIVSLTLTDCINVADEAVGAVAQLLPALYEFQLQAYHVTDQALGYFSPKQGSSLGVLRLHSCWEITNHGVVNIVHSLPNLTVLSLSGCSKITDDGVELIAENLQKLRCLDLSWCPRITDAALEYIACDLNQLEELTLDRCVHVTDIGIGYISTMLSLQSLYLRWCSQIRDFGLQHLCGMRNLQILSLAGCPLLTSNGLSSLIQLRHMHELELTNCPGASRELFDYLREHLPRCLVIE, encoded by the exons ATGTCGTCCATATCAGCCCAGGGGGTGGTCGAGCGGGCCTCCGCTGAACTCTCGAAACGCATCAATGGATTGGGGCTCAGTCGGGGCAGCAAACATCACCCCTCTAAGGGGGGCAGCAGCGTCATGGAGCGGGTCACTAACGTGTTTTGCGGCGGCAGTAGCGGTCCGGTCGCTGCGCCCGAAAAGCCCTCGAGACTCCTGCCGTCCGCGCGGCAAAAATTCATCGGCCCCGGCACTCCGCCGCTACGAAAATCGCGGCCCCATCCGGTTTATTTGAGTTGGGATCAGCTGATCATGGACGAGAGGTTCCTGGGCAGGTTTTTCCAGTACTTCAGTCCGAGTGAACGGTGTTTGTTGGCTCAGGTGTGCGTCCGTTGGCGGGACATTTTGTACAGGTCGCAACGGTACTGGACAGGGCTGATTCCGGTGCTGCAGTGTCGCGAGTTACGGGGGTTCCAACCGACCGAGAGGGCTCGCTTGTATTCTTCGTTGCTTAGGAGAGGGTTTCACAGTTTGTGTTTGGTGGGGGCCTCCAACGAGGACGCCTTGGACTTGATTAACACGTTCCCGTTGGCCTCCAAACACGTTCACACCCTGAGGCTCAAGTGCTCCAGCATAGGGGATCAGGGGTTGGAGAGTTTGATGGATCACTTGCAG GCTCTGTACGAGTTGGAACTGGCAGGTTGCAACGAGATAACGGAGCAGGGGTTGTGGCAGTGTCTGCACCCCCGGATCGTCTCTCTCACCCTCACCGACTGCATCAACGTGGCCGACGAGGCTGTTGGAGCGGTGGCCCAGCTACTGCCCGCCCTCTACGAGTTTCAGCTTCAGGCGTACCACGTGACCGATCAGGCCTTGGGGTACTTCTCGCCCAAACAGGGCAGCAGCTTGGGGGTGCTACGGTTGCACTCCTGCTGGGAAATCACCAACCACGGGGTCGTCAATATCG TGCATTCGCTGCCGAACTTGACGGTTCTAAGCCTGTCGGGCTGTAGTAAGATAACGGACGACGGGGTGGAACTGATCGCCGAGAATCTACAGAAGCTGCGGTGCCTGGACTTGTCCTGGTGCCCCAGAATAACCGACGCTGCCTTGGAGTACATCGCTTGCGACCTTAATCAATTAGAAGAGCTCACTTTAGACAG ATGTGTTCACGTGACTGACATAGGTATAGGCTACATTTCCACGATGTTATCCCTGCaatctttatatttacgttGGTGTTCGCAAATAAGAGACTTCGGACTGCAGCACCTATGCGGAATGCGCAATCTGCAAATACTCTCGTTGGCAG GGTGTCCGCTGCTGACCTCCAACGGTCTCTCGAGCCTGATCCAGCTGCGGCACATGCACGAACTGGAGCTGACCAACTGTCCGGGGGCGTCCCGAGAGTTGTTCGACTACCTGCGCGAGCATCTGCCCCGTTGCCTCGTTATAGAATAA
- the LOC126747262 gene encoding prefoldin subunit 1, which produces MSKVDMELKKAFTELQEKKAETGQKLRLATVQIEALKRAKLHASMTEREISALDPETRTYESVGRMFLLTPKEQATENIKKRQSKAEEKIKTLEGQMVYLENSLKEATDSLRELVQQKKDS; this is translated from the exons ATGTCCAAAGTAGACATGGAACTGAAAAAG GCCTTCACGGAATTGCAAGAGAAAAAAGCGGAAACCGGTCAAAAGTTACGTTTGGCCACCGTTCAAATTGAGGCCCTGAAGAGGGCCAAACTGCACGCCAGCATGACCGAAAG AGAGATCTCCGCCTTAGATCCCGAGACTAGAACGTACGAGTCTGTGGGGCGTATGTTTTTACTGACCCCAAAGGAGCAGGCgacagaaaatattaaaaagagacAGTCGAAAGCAGAGGAAAAGATCAAAACATTGGAAGGTCAGATGGTTTATTTAGAAAACTCACTGAAAGAGGCCACGGATAGTTTACGAGAGCTGGTGCAgcaaaaaaaagattcttag
- the LOC126747257 gene encoding cyclin-dependent kinase 7, with translation MENKLRRYEKIEFLGEGQFATVYKAKDVETDNIVAVKKIKLGTREEAQDGINRTALREIKLMQEVHHENVLGLLDVFGHISNVSLVFDFMDTDLEVIIKDNTIILTTANIKSYILQTLLGLEYLHLNWILHRDLKPNNLLVNSKGVLKIGDFGLAKMFGSPNRINTHHVVTRWYRSPELLFGAKQYGTCIDIWAVGCILAELLLRVPLFPGESDLDQLTKIFGVFGNPTEDTWPGIKSMSDYIEFKPFPQIPLKSIFTAAGDDLLEVIESMLVLNPTARKTCTECLKMAFFSNKPAPTVGTKLPLPQNIRKVADEKPSLKRKILDGAEGGTLSKRLFV, from the coding sequence ATGGAAAACAAACtgagaagatatgaaaaaatcGAGTTCCTGGGCGAGGGACAGTTCGCCACGGTGTACAAGGCGAAAGACGTGGAAACCGACAACATCGTGGCggtgaaaaaaatcaaattgggCACCAGGGAGGAGGCGCAGGACGGCATAAACCGCACGGCCCTAAGGGAAATCAAGCTGATGCAGGAGGTGCATCACGAGAACGTTTTGGGGCTCCTGGACGTGTTCGGGCACATATCCAACGTGTCTCTGGTGTTTGACTTCATGGACACCGATTTGGAAGTGATCATTAAGGACAACACCATCATACTGACCACCGCGAACATAAAATCTTACATTTTGCAGACCTTATTGGGTCTGGAGTATTTGCACCTAAACTGGATATTGCATAGGGACTTGAAGCCTAATAATCTCTTGGTGAACTCCAAGGGGGTGTTGAAGATTGGGGACTTTGGTTTGGCCAAGATGTTCGGCTCGCCCAATCGCATTAACACCCATCACGTTGTAACCAGATGGTATAGGTCTCCCGAGTTGCTATTTGGAGCCAAACAGTATGGGACTTGTATAGACATATGGGCAGTAGGTTGTATTTTAGCAGAATTATTGCTGAGGGTTCCCTTATTCCCGGGGGAATCTGATTTGGACcaactaacaaaaatatttggGGTTTTTGGGAACCCCACTGAAGACACCTGGCCAGGGATTAAAAGCATGTCCGACTACATAGAATTCAAGCCATTCCCACAGATACCTTTGAAGAGCATTTTTACTGCTGCCGGAGATGATTTATTAGAAGTGATTGAGAGTATGTTGGTGCTGAACCCAACCGCCAGGAAAACTTGCACTGAATGCCTTAAAATGGCGTTTTTCAGTAATAAACCTGCACCTACCGTGGGGACCAAGTTGCCCTTGCCACAGAACATTCGGAAAGTAGCAGACGAGAAGCCGTCACTTAAAAGGAAGATTTTAGATGGGGCCGAGGGGGGTACACTGTCAAAGAGGCTCTTCGTTTAG
- the LOC126747256 gene encoding F-box/LRR-repeat protein 16 isoform X1 yields the protein MSSISAQGVVERASAELSKRINGLGLSRGSKHHPSKGGSSVMERVTNVFCGGSSGPVAAPEKPSRLLPSARQKFIGPGTPPLRKSRPHPVYLSWDQLIMDERFLGRFFQYFSPSERCLLAQVCVRWRDILYRSQRYWTGLIPVLQCRELRGFQPTERARLYSSLLRRGFHSLCLVGASNEDALDLINTFPLASKHVHTLRLKCSSIGDQGLESLMDHLQVALYELELAGCNEITEQGLWQCLHPRIVSLTLTDCINVADEAVGAVAQLLPALYEFQLQAYHVTDQALGYFSPKQGSSLGVLRLHSCWEITNHGVVNIVHSLPNLTVLSLSGCSKITDDGVELIAENLQKLRCLDLSWCPRITDAALEYIACDLNQLEELTLDRCVHVTDIGIGYISTMLSLQSLYLRWCSQIRDFGLQHLCGMRNLQILSLAGCPLLTSNGLSSLIQLRHMHELELTNCPGASRELFDYLREHLPRCLVIE from the exons ATGTCGTCCATATCAGCCCAGGGGGTGGTCGAGCGGGCCTCCGCTGAACTCTCGAAACGCATCAATGGATTGGGGCTCAGTCGGGGCAGCAAACATCACCCCTCTAAGGGGGGCAGCAGCGTCATGGAGCGGGTCACTAACGTGTTTTGCGGCGGCAGTAGCGGTCCGGTCGCTGCGCCCGAAAAGCCCTCGAGACTCCTGCCGTCCGCGCGGCAAAAATTCATCGGCCCCGGCACTCCGCCGCTACGAAAATCGCGGCCCCATCCGGTTTATTTGAGTTGGGATCAGCTGATCATGGACGAGAGGTTCCTGGGCAGGTTTTTCCAGTACTTCAGTCCGAGTGAACGGTGTTTGTTGGCTCAGGTGTGCGTCCGTTGGCGGGACATTTTGTACAGGTCGCAACGGTACTGGACAGGGCTGATTCCGGTGCTGCAGTGTCGCGAGTTACGGGGGTTCCAACCGACCGAGAGGGCTCGCTTGTATTCTTCGTTGCTTAGGAGAGGGTTTCACAGTTTGTGTTTGGTGGGGGCCTCCAACGAGGACGCCTTGGACTTGATTAACACGTTCCCGTTGGCCTCCAAACACGTTCACACCCTGAGGCTCAAGTGCTCCAGCATAGGGGATCAGGGGTTGGAGAGTTTGATGGATCACTTGCAGGTA GCTCTGTACGAGTTGGAACTGGCAGGTTGCAACGAGATAACGGAGCAGGGGTTGTGGCAGTGTCTGCACCCCCGGATCGTCTCTCTCACCCTCACCGACTGCATCAACGTGGCCGACGAGGCTGTTGGAGCGGTGGCCCAGCTACTGCCCGCCCTCTACGAGTTTCAGCTTCAGGCGTACCACGTGACCGATCAGGCCTTGGGGTACTTCTCGCCCAAACAGGGCAGCAGCTTGGGGGTGCTACGGTTGCACTCCTGCTGGGAAATCACCAACCACGGGGTCGTCAATATCG TGCATTCGCTGCCGAACTTGACGGTTCTAAGCCTGTCGGGCTGTAGTAAGATAACGGACGACGGGGTGGAACTGATCGCCGAGAATCTACAGAAGCTGCGGTGCCTGGACTTGTCCTGGTGCCCCAGAATAACCGACGCTGCCTTGGAGTACATCGCTTGCGACCTTAATCAATTAGAAGAGCTCACTTTAGACAG ATGTGTTCACGTGACTGACATAGGTATAGGCTACATTTCCACGATGTTATCCCTGCaatctttatatttacgttGGTGTTCGCAAATAAGAGACTTCGGACTGCAGCACCTATGCGGAATGCGCAATCTGCAAATACTCTCGTTGGCAG GGTGTCCGCTGCTGACCTCCAACGGTCTCTCGAGCCTGATCCAGCTGCGGCACATGCACGAACTGGAGCTGACCAACTGTCCGGGGGCGTCCCGAGAGTTGTTCGACTACCTGCGCGAGCATCTGCCCCGTTGCCTCGTTATAGAATAA
- the LOC126747263 gene encoding EKC/KEOPS complex subunit TP53RK, producing MEGFELMKQGAEARLYHGTYLGRPALIKERFVKNYRHKHLDDHLTKERMKAETRAIVRCKTVGIPTPMLLLVDFERRMIFMEHFVYSITLRNYIEMAPLSTLLELAILVGKTLGRMHEGCIIHGDLTTSNMLLVNKHSKHEFGNLKELKLVLIDFGLAHVDPSTEDKGVDLYVLERALLSTHAVAEKLFPEIIKGYRQEYKKNFREVWAKYEEVRARGRKRTMAG from the coding sequence atggAGGGTTTCGAGTTAATGAAACAGGGGGCGGAGGCCAGACTATATCATGGCACGTATTTAGGCAGACCGGCCCTAATAAAGGAAAGATTCGTAAAAAACTACCGTCACAAGCACCTAGATGACCATTTGACTAAAGAGCGTATGAAGGCGGAGACCCGAGCAATTGTCAGGTGTAAAACGGTCGGGATTCCCACACCGATGCTCCTGCTGGTGGATTTCGAACGCAGGATGATCTTCATGGAGCATTTCGTTTACAGCATCACCCTACGGAATTACATCGAGATGGCTCCGTTGAGCACTTTGTTGGAACTGGCCATTTTGGTGGGGAAAACCTTGGGGAGGATGCACGAGGGCTGCATAATACATGGAGACCTCACCACAAGCAATATGCTCTTGGTGAATAAGCACAGCAAGCACGAGTTTGGAAATTTAAAGGAGCTGAAGCTGGTGCTGATCGATTTTGGACTGGCACATGTTGACCCCAGCACAGAGGACAAGGGGGTCGACCTGTATGTGCTGGAGAGGGCTCTGTTGAGCACTCACGCTGTCGCTGAGAAGTTATTTCCTGAAATTATTAAAGGCTATCGACAAGaatataagaaaaactttaGGGAGGTGTGGGCGAAGTATGAGGAAGTGAGAGCCAGGGGGAGGAAGAGAACCATGGCTggataa
- the LOC126747261 gene encoding DNA-directed RNA polymerase III subunit RPC8, with product MFILAEMKNVTRILPEYFNMKLNDAIAIELNKKLANKVVLNVGLCIALFDITALKESFIIPGDGASHTIVHFRYIVFRPFMEEILLGKIRSCSQEGVHVTMGFFDDILIPPSALQHPSKFNETEQAWVWEYDTGDGNTHDLFMDAGDTIRFRVTAENFMETCPMGPSGLQEPQEGGEGKVPYSLTGSINEPGLGILSWWDN from the exons atgtttatattagCGGAAATGAAGAACGTGACTCGCATTTTGCCAGAGTACTTCAACATGAAACTAAACGATGCAATCGCGAtagaattaaacaaaaaactggCAAACAAG GTGGTGCTAAACGTGGGGCTGTGCATCGCCCTCTTCGACATCACCGCCTTGAAAGAGTCTTTCATTATACCAGGAGATGGGGCCTCGCACACTATAGTGCACTTCCGCTACATTGTCTTCCGCCCCTTTATGGAGGAAATCCTTCTGGGGAAAATCCGGTCTTGTAGCCAAGAAGGGGTGCACG TGACCATGGGGTTCTTTGATGACATCTTGATACCTCCGTCCGCCCTGCAACATCCCTCAAAATTCAACGAGACCGAACAGGCATGGGTGTGGGAATATGACACAGGAGATGGGAACACCCATGACCTATTCATGGATGCTGGGGACACCATAAGGTTCAGGGTGACAGCCGAGAACTTTATGGAAACATGCCCTATGGGCCCTTCCGGCCTCCAGGAGCCCCAAGAGGGGGGCGAAGGTAAAGTGCCTTACAGTTTAACG GGAAGCATTAATGAGCCCGGATTAGGGATTTTATCTTGGTGGGACAACTGA